One genomic segment of Tursiops truncatus isolate mTurTru1 chromosome 11, mTurTru1.mat.Y, whole genome shotgun sequence includes these proteins:
- the GALNT4 gene encoding polypeptide N-acetylgalactosaminyltransferase 4: MRIRMAVRWTWAGKSCLLLALLTVAYLLVELSVSTLHASPGAGLTRERGPKQLSDSGKKAVDLSRPLYEKPPADSHALGEWGKASTLQLKESELKQKEELIERYAINIYLSDRISLHRHIEDKRMYECKSKKFNYRRLPTTSVIVAFYNEAWSTLLRTIHSVLETSPAVLLKEIILVDDLSDRVYLKTQLETYISNLDRVRLIRTNKREGLVRARLIGATFATGDVLTFLDCHCECNTGWLEPLLERIAKDETAIVCPVIDTIDWNTFEFYMQTGEPMIGGFDWRLTFQWHSVPKHERERRKSRIDPIRSPTMAGGLFAVSKKYFQYLGTYDTGMEVWGGENLELSFRVWQCGGKLEIHPCSHVGHVFPKRAPYARPNFLQNTARAAEVWMDGYKEHFYNRNPPARKEAYGDISERKLLRERLRCKSFDWYLKNVFSNLHVPEDRPGWHGAIRSIGISSECLDYNSPDNNPTGANLSLFGCHGQGGNQFFEYTSNKEIRFNSVTELCAEVPEQKSHVGMQNCPRDGFPVPANIIWYFKEDGTIFHPHSGLCLSAYRTPEGRPDVQMRTCDALDKNQIWKFEK, from the coding sequence ATGAGGATCCGGATGGCCGTGAGGTGGACGTGGGCAGGCAAAAGCTGCCTGCTGCTGGCGCTTTTAACAGTGGCCTATCTCCTGGTGGAACTCTCCGTCTCCACTCTCCATGCCTCCCCAGGAGCCGGCCTTACCAGGGAGCGGGGCCCAAAACAGCTCTCAGACTCCGGGAAGAAAGCAGTGGATTTGTCTCGACCGCTTTATGAGAAGCCCCCTGCAGATTCCCATGCacttggggagtgggggaaggccAGCACACTCCAGCTTAAGGAGAGTGAactgaagcagaaagaagaaCTCATTGAGAGATATGCCATTAATATTTACCTCAGTGACAGGATTTCCCTGCACCGCCACATAGAGGATAAAAGAATGTATGAGTGTAAATCCAAGAAATTTAACTATAGGAGACTTCCCACCACTTCTGTTATCGTTGCTTTCTATAATGAAGCCTGGTCGACTTTGCTCCGCACCATCCACAGTGTTTTAGAAACTTCTCCTGCAGTCCTTTTGAAGGAGATCATCTTAGTCGATGACTTGAGCGACAGAGTTTATTTGAAGACACAACTTGAAACTTATATCAGCAATCTCGATAGAGTCCGCTTGATTAGAACAAATAAGCGGGAGGGGCTGGTTAGGGCCCGTCTGATTGGGGCCACTTTTGCCACTGGGGATGTCCTCACTTTCCTGGATTGTCACTGTGAGTGTAATACTGGTTGGCTGGAGCCACTTTTGGAAAGGATTGCTAAAGATGAAACAGCAATTGTTTGTCCTGTTATAGACACCATTGATTGGAATACTTTTGAATTCTACATGCAGACTGGGGAGCCCATGATTGGTGGGTTTGACTGGCGTCTAACGTTCCAGTGGCATTCTGTCCCCAAACAtgaaagggagaggaggaaatcGAGAATTGACCCAATCAGATCACCCACCATGGCTGGAGGACTGTTTGCTGTcagcaaaaaatattttcagtaccTTGGAACTTATGACACTGGGATGGAAGTGTGGGGAGGTGAAAATCTGGAGCTGTCTTTTAGGGTGTGGCAGTGTGGAGGTAAACTGGAGATCCACCCCTGTTCTCACGTGGGCCACGTTTTCCCCAAGCGGGCGCCATATGCTCGGCCCAATTTCCTGCAGAATACTGCTCGGGCAGCGGAAGTGTGGATGGACGGGTACAAAGAGCATTTCTACAATCGAAACCCTCCAGCAAGGAAAGAAGCTTATGGCgatatttctgaaagaaaattactACGAGAACGGCTGAGGTGCAAGAGCTTTGACTGgtatttgaaaaatgtgttttctaatttACATGTTCCAGAGGATAGGCCAGGCTGGCACGGAGCTATTCGCAGTATTGGGATCTCTTCTGAATGTTTAGATTATAATTCTCCTGACAACAACCCCACAGGTGCTAACCTTTCACTGTTTGGATGCCACGGTCAAGGAGGCAATCAATTCTTTGAATATACTTCGAACAAAGAAATAAGGTTTAATTCAGTGACAGAGTTATGTGCAGAGGTTCCTGAGCAAAAAAGTCAcgtgggaatgcaaaattgtcCCAGAGATGGGTTTCCTGTTCCAGCAAACattatttggtattttaaagAAGATGGAACCATTTTTCATCCCCACTCAGGACTGTGTCTTAGTGCTTACCGGACACCTGAGGGCCGGCCTGATGTTCAAATGAGAACTTGTGATGCTTTAGATAAAAATCAAATCTGGAAGTTTGAGAAATAG